In Vibrio pomeroyi, the genomic window GCCGCGCACCATGCGCCTAGTGTCGGTTTTATGCAACCCTGGGACTTTGTCGTTGTTCGTGATATCGAAACCAAGCAACAAATTAAAGCGGGCTTCAATCAAGCGCATGCAGAATCCGCTGAAATGTTCACCGACGAGAAGCAGGCGATGTATAAGCGCTTAAAGTTGGAAGGTATTGTTGAATCACCTATCGGCATCTGCGTGACTTGCGACCGTAATCGAACTGGAAAGGTCGTGCTAGGTAGAACCATCAAACAAGAGATGGACTTATACAGCACAGTCTGTGCGGTTCAAAACTTGTGGCTTGCGGCAAGATCCGAAAACCTTGGATTAGGGTGGGTGAGCATCCTACATGATTCAACACTGAGAGACGCATTAGATATCCCAGAAAATATCGATATCGTGGCGTACTTATGTATCGGCTACGTTGACCACTTCAAAGATAAACCCGAACTTGAAACCATGGGTTGGTTACCAAGAAGAGACGTTAATTCAGCGATTCATGAAGGTAAGTGGAATCCTGAGCAGCTGCAGACTGATGGAAAGTAAATGCTTCAACAGAAACACTGATATTAAGATCTAAAAAAGGGCTCATTGAGCCCTTTTTGATATTTGCTTTAAACCGAAACCTTAAGCGATCTCAATTTTCTCAGCTTGGTTCTGCTCTGCCATAGACAGTGCTAAAGCTTCAGCAACTTTAATACCGTCGATACCAGCAGACAGGATGCCGCCTGCGTAGCCTGCGCCTTCACCTGCAGGGAAGAAGCCCTTAAGGTTGATGCTTTGGTAGTCTTTGCCACGCTTGATGCATACAGGAGAAGATGTACGAGTCTCAACACCTGTTAGTAGGCCGTCTGGTGTAGAGAAGCCTTTGATCTTCTTCTCGAACGCTGGGATTGCTTCACGAATCGCTTCGATAGCAAAATCAGGTAGCGCTTTTGAAATGTCTGTCAAGTGGATACCCGGCGTGAAAGACGGTTGTACTTCTCCGATCGCACTTGGATCGCGACCTTTCAGGAAGTCACCGATTTTTTGTGCTGGTGCATCGTAGTTTTCGCCACCAAGAACATAAGCACCGCTTTCTAGTTCACGTTGTAAACGGATACCAGCCAGTGCGTCACCTGGGTAATCACGTTCTGGGTCGATACCAACAACGATCGCACTGTTTGCGTTACGTTCTGCACGAGAGTATTGGCTCATGCCGTTTGTTACTACGCGGCCTTCTTCAGACGTTGCAGCAACCACAGTACCACCCGGGCACATACAGAAACTGTATACAGTGCGGCCATTCTTACAGTGGTGAACCAGCTTGTAGTCCGCCGCACCTAGAATTGGGTTGCCTGCATTTTTACCGAAGCGAGCTTCATCAATCATTGATTGCTTGTGTTCGATACGGAAACCCACAGAAAAAGGCTTCGCTTCCATGTAAACGCCACGGTCGTGTAGCATTTCGAACGTGTCACGAGCACTGTGACCAACGGCTAGTACAACGTGGCGAGACTTAATCTCTTCACCATTAGAAAGCGTTAAGCCAGTGATTTGACCGTCTTCCATGTGAACGTCGTCTACACGAGTGCTGAAACGGATTTCACCACCTAGTTCAATGATAGAAGCACGCATCTTTTCGATCATGGTAACCAGTTTGAAGGTACCGATGTGCGGCTTACTTACATATAGGATTTCTTCTGGTGCGCCAGCTGCAACGAACTCTTCGATTACTTTACGGCCGTAGTGTTTTGGATCTTTCACTTGGCTGTAAAGCTTACCGTCAGAGAAAGTACCTGCGCCGCCTTCACCAAACTGTACGTTTGATTCTGTGTTCAGAGTACGCTTACGCCAGAAACCAAAGGTATCTTTAGTACGTTCACGAACTTCTTTGCCACGTTCAACGATGATTGGGTTGAAGCCCATTTGAGCAAGCACCAGACCAGCGAACAAACCACAAGGGCCAAAGCCGATAACCACAGGGCGTTCAGTTTGGTTTTCAACGGCTTTAGCAACGAATTTGTATTCCATGTCTGGAGTCACTTTTACGTGCGGGTCGCTGATGAATTGCTCTAGCAGTTCAGCTTCGTTTTCAACGAGAACATCCAGCGTGTAGATAAGTAGGATCTTCGATTTCTTACGAGCATCGTAGCCACGTTTAAAGATATTAAAAGAAAGTACCTGATCAGAGTTAATACCAAGCTTCGCTTCAATCGCGTCTTGAATGGCAGACTCTTCGTGGTCTAGTGGAAGTTTAATTTCGGTTAAACGTATCATTTCGATGTCTCGTTTTTTATAGGTGTCTTAGCTAGACCACTTCTTAACACAGAGTTTGATGAAAACGCTGATGTTTAAAGATGCGATAAGCTCACAATGGCGCGCATTTTACGAGAAATTGATTTATCTGTCATACTAATTTGGAAACATGGAGCAAATAGACACGATATTAGAGCCGTATGATGTTGAATTTTGCTTTGGGATGAGTATTATCCCCATTCTTCAATTTTGACTAACTTATAGAGCAGAGCATCATGGCATTTGTCGTAGGCGATAATTGTATTCAATGTAAATACACAGACTGTGTGGCCGTGTGCCCCGCAGATGCGTTCCATGAAGGCCCGAATTTCATGGTAATTAACCCGATCGAATGCATCGATTGTGGTTTATGTGTACCTGAATGTGATGCTCAAGCGATCTTCCAAGAAGACGAATTACCAGAAGATCAAAAGATCTTTATTGAAGTGAATGCTGAGCTTGCTGAAATTTGGCCTGTGCAAACGGAAGTCAAAGCACCAATGGATGACGCTGAAAAGTGGAATGGTGTGTCTGATAAGTTGGCAATGCTAGAGAAGTAATTCTGCTACTTGAAATAAATCTCCCCTAAAAAGATCCCCGACTCAGTCGTCCTCCTTCTCGAGGATGACGGCTGGTATGAACTTACCACGAGACTGTATTTTCACGTCATTCCCTACTGCGAGAGACGAGCAAGATAGGGAATCTTGCTCTTTATATCCGTGAATTCTGGATAGTCGTTTAACTTTGAATTGGTTAACTATGTTGACGACGCATGTTGTCAAGGATGATACCTGTCGCCATTGCTACGTTCAGAGATTCAGCGCCACCGAATGCTGGAATCGTAATCTTGTCTGTAACGAACTTCGCTGCATGTTCACGGATACCGTGAGACTCGCTACCCATCAGCAAAATGCCATTTGCAGTGAAGTCAGTCTTATGAACACTTTCACCTTCTAAAAACGCGCCGTAAACAGGCAAGTTCGCTTGCTCTAAGTAAGCTGGTAAGTCCGTTTGGCTTACGTGTACCCGGCCAAAGCTACCCATAGTTGCACTGATCGTTTTAGGGTTATATGGGTCTGCGCAATCGCTACTCGCAACTATATGCTTAATGCCATACCAGTCTGCCACGCGAATAATTGTACCTAGGTTACCTGGGTCAGAAACACCATCCAGCGCAATCATTAAGCCTGTCGCTTCTGGTAATTCAACCTTTGGAATCTCAACCACAGCAATCGCGGCATTGTTACTTACTAGAGTGCTTGCTTTGGTTAGGTCGTCTAGCGAGGCTTCAACACAATCAAACTCAATCAGTGATGCGTGATTCTCTGATAAGAAATCAGCAGTGGCAAAGACGTTCTTTACGACTAAGTCACTATTGAACAGTTCAAGAACGTTCTTTTCACCTTGAACTAGAAACAAGCCGTGGGCTTTACGTTGTTTCTTTTGGCCCAAAGCACGAAGGAGTTTTAATTGGTTTTTTGAAATCATGTTTTTATCCTAGATATAAGCCCGCGCATTATAGAGCAAAGGTTGGATAACCAAAAGCGTGATGGCTCAATGCGATCCATATAAAAAGCAAAAGCGACCCACTTAAAAAAGAAAAGCGCACTAAATAGCGCGCTCTTATGGGATTACTTACCTAAGTTAAGTTGAACTGACAGCTTAATACGGAGCAGGGTAGCGCTTAAACACCGTGTTGATATCGGTAAGGATCTCTTCTGACAGCGGTTTACGGAACGCCGCCACGTTTTCTTTCAACTGTTCCATGGTGGTTGCGCCAATAATGGCCGAGGTAACACCGTCGACTTGATTACACCACGCTAATGCCAGTTGACTCGGTGTGAACCCATGAGCGTTCGCCACTTCCACGTATCCTTTCACCGCTTCGTTTGCAGATTCAGTGTCACGGAAAATGCCTTTACGCTGCATGTACGTCCAGCGACTGCCTTCCGGTCTTGCACCATCAATGTATTTACCACTCAACATACCTGCAGCCAAAGGTGACCAAGGCAGGTAAGCGACATCTTCATGCACACAGTTCTCAATCAAATATGGCCAATCTTTCGCGTGCAGTAGGCTGAATTCATTCTGAATAGAGACCATGCGCGGCAAATCGTGTTTCTCACTCAGCTTAAGGTACGTGTTAATGCCCCAAGTTGTGTCATCTGAAAGGCCGACATGACGAATCTTACCCGCCTTAATACAGCTCGCTAATGCTTGAAGGATCTCCAACATCTCCGCTTCATGTTGCTTTCGGTCGATATCGCTGAATCGAATGTGATTTGGGAAATGCTTACCAAAGTGAGGAGTGGTGCGATTTGGCCAGTGAAGTTGGTAAAGATCAATATAGTCGGTTTGCAGGCGTTGTAATGACGCATCAACTGCGGCGATCACGGCTTCACCCGTTATCGGTCCACCATCTCGAACCCAAGGCAGTCCTGGCCCCGCAATTTTACTCGCAATGATTAACTCTTGGCGGCGTTGTGGATTACGAGACAGCCAGTTACCGATGATCGCTTCTGTTTTGCCGTAGGTATCTGGAGAAGGCGGAACCGCGTACATTTCTGCCGTATCAATAAAGTTAATGCCTTGGCTTAATACGTATTCGATCTGTTGGTCGGCTTGCTGTTGCGTATTTTGAAGCCCCCAAGTCATGCTACCAAGACAGATTCGGGAAACGGGAATTTGACTACTTCCTAGTTTTGAATATTCCATTGAATTCGGGATTCCTGTGGTTAAGTTCTCTGGTACTCGCATAAAAGTATTTGAAAAGAGGGCGAGTGAGGAATGAAAACGAATATGAATTATTAGCACAAAATGGGACGACAAGGTATGGCTTGGGGAAGTTTAATGAGTCATTTCTCAGCGTGGCGAGTGAGATGGCGATGTACTCGAGTAACTATAGGGGCAGGTATAGATGCAGGTATGGGCGAAGGTCGGAAAGGAAAGAGTGCGAATAGGCTGCCGCCTGAATAGGACTTATTGGAAATAGGGAAGAAAGGTCTAAAGACAAAGAGCTCTACATCATAGAGAAGTAGAGCTCTTTATTAGGGGTTCTATAAATACGTTCTGAGTATTATCAAGTTACGAGGTCGCGTTGGTATCAAATCCACCTTGGGATTGCGCGAGCCTTAGAGCTTCCTGCCTTTGAACTTCTTTCTCAGTCAATACTGGTTGAAGTGCTTCCTCAGAGGCTTGAGGAGAAAAAATAAAATACTTATTAATCGTCATAACTGTGTCTCCGTGTAACGTATGACAGATTCTGCATCAGGGATAAATTGTGATCATCATCCACTTTGTACTTTTTTTAGGCTGAGAGCGAAGGGCGTAGAATGCGTACAAAGCGATCGCTTATCATCCGTATGCAATATTGGAACTGACGAAACCCTCTGATTTCAAGTATAGGAAGCTCGTCTAATTTCGCACAATAATGATTTAGAGCAATTACATAGATGGTCAGGGGCGTAAGATGAAAAACCTCGCTACTGACTCTGCGTAGGTAATTTCCTAACAATAAAATACTTACCTATATTAAGTATTAAGTCAGTAAATCAATTACTTAATCCATGGTGAGATGAATTATGGAAAAGCTTGTAGAACGTTTTCTGAATTACGTTACTTTTGATACCAAATCCGATCCTTCTAATCAGCAGTGCCCAAGTTCACCGGGTCAAATCACCTTTGCTGAAGCCTTAAAGTCAGAATTGATCGCATTAGACTTAGTTGATGTGTCTTTAGATGAAAATGGATATTTGATGGCGAAACTGCCGTCGAACGTCGATTTCCCAGTACCTGCGATTGGCTTTGTCGCACACATGGATACCGCTCCTGATGCATCCGGCGCGAACGTGAAACCACAGGTGATTAAAGATTACCAAGGTGGAACGATTGAGCTAGGCACAAGTGGAGAATGCTTAAACCCAAGCCAATACCCAGATCTTGATACTCTGCATGGTCATGACCTTATTACGACCGATGGCACGACGTTACTGGGTGCCGACAATAAAGCGGGCATCGCTGAAATCATCAGCGCGATTGCTTACCTAAAAGCGAATCTTGAAATTAAACACGGTGACATCTGCATTGGTTTTACGCCGGATGAAGAGATCGGCCGTGGTGCAAACCTGTTTGATGTAGAGAAGTTTGGCGCAGAGTGGGCGTACACCATTGATGGTGGTCCAGTCGGTGAGTTGGAATTTGAGAATTTTAATGCCACAAGTGCTGATGTTATTTGCCATGGCGTAAATGTTCACCCGGGTACTGCGAAAGGTAAAATGGTGAACTCGATGAACATTGCAGCGCAGTTCCAATTGATGATGCCAGCACAAGAAACCCCTGAATGCACAGAAGGCTATGAAGGTTTCTACCACCTGAAATCGGCTGAAATGGGTGTTGCTCGTTCCGAACTAGGCTACATCATCCGTGATTTTGAGCGTGAGGGTGTAGAAGCGCGTAAGGTGTTCATGCAACAGAAAGTCGATGAACTGAACGAACGCCTAGAGAAAGGCCATGTTGAGTTGGTACTGACTGATAGTTACTTCAACATGAAAGAGATGGTTGAACCTCATCAGCACATTATTGAGTTGGCGAAGCAAGCGATGATCGAGTGCGATGTGGAGCCAATGATCAAACCGATCCGTGGCGGTACAGACGGTGCTCGCCTATCGTTCATGGGGCTACCATGTCCGAATATCTTTACTGGCGGCTATAACTTCCACGGTATTCATGAGTTCATTACCATCCAAGGTATGGAACAGGCGGTAAAAGTGATTGTGGAACTGTCTCAACGTACCGCTTTGCATTACCAGAAATAGCAACCTATAACGCGATATCTCTTTGTATTTTTGAGAGTATTCAATAATACTCTCTTTAAGCATAAGGGAGTACGCGATGAAAAAGTTAGTTTTACTTTGCACCCACCTAGCCGTGGGTGCTGTTGGTTTTGGGCTTGGTGTTTATGCATTGCCTATCTTGATTGAACCTGATTCTCCATCTTCGAGTTCAGTTGAAGCTATTTCACAACAAGCTATTTATACCGGCGAATTCAGTAAAGATCGCCAAGACAGTGATTTCTTACACTGGGGAGAGGGCATCGTCTCGGTTTCAGAAAATGCGATTGCGTTTGAAGGCGAGCTGGCTCCGGGGCCGGACTACAAGGTTTACCTCTCTCCTAAGTTTATTGAAACCGAACAAGCCTTCAATGACAGCAAGAGCGACTTATTGAGAGTGGGAGATGTAAAAACATTCGACCGATTTATGGTTGAGCTTCCAGAAGGTGTTGATCTTAATCGATTTAATACCGTTGTGATTTGGTGTGAAACTTTTGGCCAATTTATTACTTCTGCTCAGATAAAATGATAGCCTTAGCTAAGCTGATTTAGGCATGTAAAAAAAGCGCTCTACTTTTGAGCGCTTTTTTATAATGCCGTTTACGGCTGCTTTGTTGTTAAAGCTGCTAGCTGCTGTATCGCTAGCCGTTGTAAAGCTCACTGTTGTAATGCTAAGGATTAAGTAATGGAAAAAGTGTGGCAAGTAATAGATTTCCTACTCGCTCATAAGTTTA contains:
- the fdxA gene encoding ferredoxin FdxA, which encodes MAFVVGDNCIQCKYTDCVAVCPADAFHEGPNFMVINPIECIDCGLCVPECDAQAIFQEDELPEDQKIFIEVNAELAEIWPVQTEVKAPMDDAEKWNGVSDKLAMLEK
- a CDS encoding NAD(P)/FAD-dependent oxidoreductase, giving the protein MIRLTEIKLPLDHEESAIQDAIEAKLGINSDQVLSFNIFKRGYDARKKSKILLIYTLDVLVENEAELLEQFISDPHVKVTPDMEYKFVAKAVENQTERPVVIGFGPCGLFAGLVLAQMGFNPIIVERGKEVRERTKDTFGFWRKRTLNTESNVQFGEGGAGTFSDGKLYSQVKDPKHYGRKVIEEFVAAGAPEEILYVSKPHIGTFKLVTMIEKMRASIIELGGEIRFSTRVDDVHMEDGQITGLTLSNGEEIKSRHVVLAVGHSARDTFEMLHDRGVYMEAKPFSVGFRIEHKQSMIDEARFGKNAGNPILGAADYKLVHHCKNGRTVYSFCMCPGGTVVAATSEEGRVVTNGMSQYSRAERNANSAIVVGIDPERDYPGDALAGIRLQRELESGAYVLGGENYDAPAQKIGDFLKGRDPSAIGEVQPSFTPGIHLTDISKALPDFAIEAIREAIPAFEKKIKGFSTPDGLLTGVETRTSSPVCIKRGKDYQSINLKGFFPAGEGAGYAGGILSAGIDGIKVAEALALSMAEQNQAEKIEIA
- the bluB gene encoding 5,6-dimethylbenzimidazole synthase, which codes for MEITPNEREAVYKTIFSRRDVRGQFLPDEIPEDVLMRVLTAAHHAPSVGFMQPWDFVVVRDIETKQQIKAGFNQAHAESAEMFTDEKQAMYKRLKLEGIVESPIGICVTCDRNRTGKVVLGRTIKQEMDLYSTVCAVQNLWLAARSENLGLGWVSILHDSTLRDALDIPENIDIVAYLCIGYVDHFKDKPELETMGWLPRRDVNSAIHEGKWNPEQLQTDGK
- a CDS encoding RNA methyltransferase, with translation MISKNQLKLLRALGQKKQRKAHGLFLVQGEKNVLELFNSDLVVKNVFATADFLSENHASLIEFDCVEASLDDLTKASTLVSNNAAIAVVEIPKVELPEATGLMIALDGVSDPGNLGTIIRVADWYGIKHIVASSDCADPYNPKTISATMGSFGRVHVSQTDLPAYLEQANLPVYGAFLEGESVHKTDFTANGILLMGSESHGIREHAAKFVTDKITIPAFGGAESLNVAMATGIILDNMRRQHS
- the pepT gene encoding peptidase T — encoded protein: MEKLVERFLNYVTFDTKSDPSNQQCPSSPGQITFAEALKSELIALDLVDVSLDENGYLMAKLPSNVDFPVPAIGFVAHMDTAPDASGANVKPQVIKDYQGGTIELGTSGECLNPSQYPDLDTLHGHDLITTDGTTLLGADNKAGIAEIISAIAYLKANLEIKHGDICIGFTPDEEIGRGANLFDVEKFGAEWAYTIDGGPVGELEFENFNATSADVICHGVNVHPGTAKGKMVNSMNIAAQFQLMMPAQETPECTEGYEGFYHLKSAEMGVARSELGYIIRDFEREGVEARKVFMQQKVDELNERLEKGHVELVLTDSYFNMKEMVEPHQHIIELAKQAMIECDVEPMIKPIRGGTDGARLSFMGLPCPNIFTGGYNFHGIHEFITIQGMEQAVKVIVELSQRTALHYQK
- a CDS encoding DM13 domain-containing protein produces the protein MKKLVLLCTHLAVGAVGFGLGVYALPILIEPDSPSSSSVEAISQQAIYTGEFSKDRQDSDFLHWGEGIVSVSENAIAFEGELAPGPDYKVYLSPKFIETEQAFNDSKSDLLRVGDVKTFDRFMVELPEGVDLNRFNTVVIWCETFGQFITSAQIK
- a CDS encoding aldo/keto reductase, translated to MTWGLQNTQQQADQQIEYVLSQGINFIDTAEMYAVPPSPDTYGKTEAIIGNWLSRNPQRRQELIIASKIAGPGLPWVRDGGPITGEAVIAAVDASLQRLQTDYIDLYQLHWPNRTTPHFGKHFPNHIRFSDIDRKQHEAEMLEILQALASCIKAGKIRHVGLSDDTTWGINTYLKLSEKHDLPRMVSIQNEFSLLHAKDWPYLIENCVHEDVAYLPWSPLAAGMLSGKYIDGARPEGSRWTYMQRKGIFRDTESANEAVKGYVEVANAHGFTPSQLALAWCNQVDGVTSAIIGATTMEQLKENVAAFRKPLSEEILTDINTVFKRYPAPY